A window of Babesia microti strain RI chromosome III, complete genome contains these coding sequences:
- a CDS encoding 26S proteasome regulatory subunit N11 (overlaps_old_locusTagID:BBM_III02055) yields MAQSFRDIFNSFSGMASAQSSGPVEDTSERVEVSSLALLKMLKHGRAGVPMEVMGLMLGEFVDNYTIRVVDVFSMPQSGNSVSVEAVDPVYQTVMLDQLKRTGRPEMVVGWYHSHPGFGCWFSGTDVNTQQSFEQLNPRAVGIVVDPIQSVKGKVVIDCFRLINPHLMMLGHEPRQTTSNIGHLQKPTITALVHGLNRNYYSIVIKYRRTQLETDMMIKFHQFKWTNELKIQNLSEFSKENDQGIEELSQLIEKYKNEILEEAKMSPEELQLSQVGKIDVKNRLENCVTSLLNNNILHSISLMLPTQYIQ; encoded by the exons ATGGCCCAATCGTTTAGGGATATTTTTAACTCTTTTTCAGGCATGGCTTCTGCCCAATCTTCAGGACCAGTTGAAGATACTTCCGAAAGAGTTGAAGTATCCTCACTTGCGCTGCTCAAGATGTTGAAACACGGCCGT GCTGGAGTCCCAATGGAGGTTATGGGATTGATGCTAGGGGAATTTGTGGACAATTATACGATCAGGGTTGTGGATGTTTTTTCAATGCCCCAATCtg gcaATAGTGTGAGTGTGGAAGCAGTGGATCCGGTATATCAGACGGTTATGCTGGATCAACTTAAGCGAACTGGGAGGCCTGAAATGGTGGTTGGTTGGTACCATTCTCATCCGGGTTTTGGTTGTTGGTTTTCTG GCACTGACGTGAATACTCAGCAAAGCTTTGAACAACTAAATCCCCGCGCCGTGGGCATAGTGGTGGATCCCATTCAAAGTGTTAAGGGCAAGGTCGTAATTGACTGCTTTAGACTAATAAATCCTCACCTAATGATGTTAG GGCACGAACCCAGGCAAACCACTAGTAATATTGGCCACTTACAAAAGCCCACAATTACAGCATTGGTGCATGGCTTGAATCGTAACTATTATTCTATTGTTATAAAGTACAGAAGAACTCAGCTTGAGACAGATATGATGATTAAATTTCACCAATTTAAGTGGACAAACGAACTGAAAATACAAAATCTGTCGGAGTTTTCCAAGGAAAATGACCAGGGAATTGAGGAGTTGAGTCAGCTGATAGAAAAGTATAAGAACGAGATACTGGAAGAAGCTAAAATGTCGCCAGAAGAGTTACAACTTTCACAAGTGGGGAAGATTGATGTAAAGAATAGACTTGAGAATTGCGTAACTTCATTGTTAAACAACAATATCCTCCACTCCATATCCCTGATGCTACCCACACAGTATATTCAGTAA
- a CDS encoding transcription initiation factor TFIIB (overlaps_old_locusTagID:BBM_III02050), which produces MKHATTNKTAPPSKFLRKGLCCPDCGPMGIVLLDHCEGNQICNNCGRVLESHMISDEQEWRSFNTESSGGAGSDRNRVGEALDHWTESQVSATTFLGGGKRLQQIQESTSVSNQQDRLLRQAFVQLRSIAECFGLQEHTMERAKEIAKDLQLAGHLKGRCNTLNMLAVTYLACREASLFRTVKELIVYDRSLTERDLARSINKLKKFLPHRGAAFFESASQLLDRFCSRLSLSTNLCSVAEHAVEKACNIVTTAHRPTSMAAGVLFLIVQIFTLEGSDEKMPSISDIARVCSVGEHTVRRTFRELLPIATRILPANFQSQHYEGIQRVLELKK; this is translated from the coding sequence ATGAAACATGctacaacaaataaaacCGCACCTCCCAGCAAATTTTTGCGGAAGGGATTGTGCTGTCCTGACTGCGGACCCATGGGCATTGTATTACTTGATCATTGTGAAGGCAATCAAATTTGCAACAATTGCGGGAGAGTTTTGGAATCTCATATGATCTCAGATGAACAAGAATGGCGCAGTTTTAACACAGAAAGTTCAGGGGGAGCTGGATCCGATAGAAATCGCGTGGGCGAGGCGTTAGATCACTGGACTGAGTCCCAAGTTTCGGCCACAACTTTTCTAGGAGGCGGAAAGAGGCTACAACAGATCCAAGAGTCTACGAGTGTTTCGAACCAGCAAGACAGATTGCTTCGTCAAGCCTTTGTTCAACTTCGTTCCATTGCCGAGTGTTTTGGGTTGCAGGAGCACACGATGGAAAGAGCTAAGGAGATCGCCAAAGATTTGCAATTGGCCGGTCATTTGAAGGGGAGATGCAATACCCTTAATATGTTAGCTGTGACGTATTTAGCGTGCCGTGAGGCTTCACTATTTCGCACAGTTAAGGAGTTGATTGTATACGACAGAAGTTTGACTGAAAGGGACTTGGCAAGGAGTATAAACAAGCTTAAAAAGTTTCTTCCACATCGCGGAGCAGCGTTTTTTGAATCCGCCTCGCAGCTTCTTGACAGATTTTGTTCCAGGCTATCACTATCTACCAATTTATGTTCAGTGGCTGAGCATGCGGTTGAAAAGGCTTGTAATATTGTGACAACTGCGCATAGGCCTACTAGCATGGCTGCAGGAGTTTTGTTTTTGAttgtacaaatatttactttgGAGGGGTCGGATGAAAAAATGCCCAGCATTTCTGATATAGCCCGGGTTTGCAGCGTGGGTGAACACACAGTTAGACGAACATTTAGGGAATTATTGCCTATTGCCACCCGGATTTTGCCTGCTAACTTCCAATCACAGCATTATGAAGGCATACAACGGGTACTGGAACTTAAGAAGTAA